Proteins from a genomic interval of Sulfurimonas sp. HSL3-2:
- a CDS encoding YfiR/HmsC family protein produces MTSQITRFVFLISLLTNFTTLNASVYDDDVLEIFSKILPRFVLMDNQKTKLKDEIDICILHNLVDERSALSLIDKINNNYPHGLKNYKIKFTHDNYSNIATCKDSQLIFLFNSSDKEIADALLFAKKQKSLTVSYDDALLSRGVEISLFLGRKIVPYINIKALQKNGMEMDNLLLRISKIYIEMDK; encoded by the coding sequence TTGACATCACAAATAACCAGATTCGTGTTTCTTATCAGCTTACTGACAAACTTCACTACACTCAATGCATCCGTATATGATGATGATGTTTTAGAGATCTTTTCAAAGATTTTACCGCGCTTTGTTTTGATGGACAATCAAAAGACAAAACTCAAAGATGAAATAGATATATGCATTTTACATAATCTTGTCGATGAGCGAAGTGCTTTATCTTTGATCGACAAAATTAACAACAACTATCCGCACGGCTTAAAAAACTACAAAATAAAATTTACACATGACAACTATTCAAATATCGCTACATGTAAAGACAGCCAACTTATATTTTTGTTTAATTCATCTGATAAAGAGATCGCAGATGCTCTTCTATTTGCAAAAAAACAGAAATCTTTAACTGTCTCATATGATGACGCTCTTCTTAGCAGGGGAGTAGAGATATCTCTCTTTTTAGGCCGGAAGATCGTCCCCTATATCAACATAAAAGCTCTACAGAAAAATGGTATGGAAATGGACAATCTTTTACTTAGAATCTCAAAAATATACATCGAAATGGATAAATAA